In Afipia carboxidovorans OM5, the sequence GAGCTAGAGCGGGATGTGACCGGGGCAGCCTTCCGGGTCGGGGCAGAACGCGATTGCGTCTGTCTCACCGATCGAGAGAGGCGTCCTCCACCATCCATTGAACCAACTCGTCAAATGCAACGCCCGCATATCCTGCAAGCTCTGGAACAAGTGACGTCTCGGTCATGCCGGGTTGGGTATTCACCTCGAGACAGACGAGACCACCCGTCCCCTCGATGCGATCGTCGTAACGGAAATCCGCCCGACTTACTCCCCGACAGCCAAGCGCCCCATGCGCGGCCAGCGTCAACCTTCGGACTTCCTGGTAAACAAATGGTAAAACAGGTGCGGGCAGAACGTGTTTTGACGCGCCTTTTGAATACTTTGCCTCGTAATCATAAAATTTTAACAGAGGAACGATCTCGATCACGTCGCTCGCCTCGCCCTTGATGACGGCGCAGGTGAGTTCACGCCCGGCGATGTATTTTTCGACCAGAAGCTCCTCGCCGTGAGGCCAGTCGTCCCGGAAAAGCTCCTGCGGCGGGTGGGCCTGATCCTCGGTGACGATGAAAACCCCGACGCTCGAGCCGTCCGCCACCGGTTTGATGACGTAAGGCGGCGCCATCACATGCGCCTTCGCAATTTCCGCGCGCGTCAGCGTCAGGCCTTCCGCGACCGGCACGCCCGCGGTCGCCATCACCGTCTTGGCGAGGTCCTTGCGCATCGCAAGCGAGGACGAGAGCACGCCGGAATGGCTGTAGGGAATGCCGAGCGTTTCCAGCACGCCCTGAATGGTGCCGTCCTCGCCCGGCTTTCCATGCAGCATCACCAGCGCGACGTCCGGCTTGAGATTTTGCAGAACGGTTGCGATGTCGCGCTGCACGTCGATGCGCGTCACGCGATAGCCCTTGCGCTCCAGCGCCGCGGCGCAGGCCGCGCCCGAGCGCAGCGAGACCTCGCGTTCGGAAGACCATCCGCCCATCAGGACGGCAACGTGTTGAAGGGCTGTCATCGCGACTCCTCAGGATTTGCCCTACCTACGCCGATTTGCGCCCTCCACCAAGGGGCCGCACTCCGCGGGAGGGGTTCGCGCCGCCGCCTTCTGCCTGTAGGGTCGGCAAAACGATTCCATCGTGCGATCTCGCGTTCTCCGCGTCTTCAAGAAACGGCCCTCGCTATGATCAGAGCCTGGCTCGAACTTTCCCCGTTCGGAATTTTCCTCACACTTGGCGCGCTCTATTTCGGCATCGCGCTTCTTCTGCGCGCGATGACCTTCCGTCCGCCCTGCGGCCGCTTCATGCAATCGCTGAACGGCATCGTCGCGCCGTTCTTCAACGCCTCAGCGATCCTGTTCGCGCTGCTCGTGGGCTTCCTCGCCAATGACATCGGCGACCGCGGCCGGCAGGCGAACCGCGCGATACAGACCGAGGCGGGCGAATTGCGCAACGTCCACACCTTGAGCGTTGCGGCCGTCGCCGATATGGCCGCGATCCGCGAGGCGCTGAAAACCTATGTCGGATCGGTCGTCACCGACGAATGGCCGGCGATGGCGGAGGGCCACGGCTCGCCCCGCACCTCGGCCGCCTATGACGAACTGCTGCGCAAGATCAGCGATCCCAGCATCGCGCGCTCCTCCGGCAATGCGGTTCACGCCGCCCTTCTCAATGCAGCGGTGCGCGCGGGCAATGCGCGCACCGAGCGCCTTGCGATTGCTTCCGATCACACCAACGATCTGAAATGGATCGTAGTGATCGTGCTCGGCCTGATTACGGAAATCTCGATCGCGCTCGTGCATCTCGAACGGCCGCGCGCATTGACCGCGGCGCTTTTGGTGTTCGCCACCGCAGCCGTGGTCACGCTCGGCCTCGTCGCGCTGCAGGAATATCCATTCTTCGGCGCCTTCCGCCTCTCGCCCGGCCCGCTCGAGGCGCTGCGGGCATTGGGCGGGGTGTGAAGTACTAGTTGAAACAACCAAGCGTCATTGCCGGGCTCGACCCGGCAATCCATCTTTTTTTGAGATGGATGCACGGATCAAGTCCGCGCATGACGGACCAGCCGTCTCATAACAATCGCGTCAGCCCGCCACGCCGATCCGCTTGATCTCCCATTGCAGCTCAATGCCGGAATGGGCTTTCACGCGGTCACGTACCGTCTCACCGAGCGTCTCGATATCGGCGGCCGTCGCATCGCCGGTATTGATAAGAAAGTTGCAGTGCATCTCCGAGACCTGCGCGCCGCCGACGCGGAAGCCGCGCATCCCCGCCGCATCGACGAGTTTCCATGAGCTGTGCCCCGGCGGGTTCTTGAACGTGGAGCCGCCGGTTTTCTCGCGGATCGGCTGCGCGGTTTCGCGATGCTGCTGCACCTCGTTCATCCGCGCGCGGATTTTTTCCGGCTCCATGAGGGTGCCGCGATAGAGCGCCGAGGTGAAGATGATCGAGGGATCGACGCCATGGCTGCGATAGACGAAACCCATCTCGGCGTTGGTGAACGTCACGGTCTCGCCCGCGCGCGTGACGCCGCGCGCCTCGACCAGCACGTCCTTGGTCTCGCCGCCGTTCGCGCCCGCATTCATCCGCAGCGCACCACCGATCGAACCCGGGATGCCGAAATAGAATTCGAGTCCGCCGATATTTGCTGCTGCAGCCGCCTCCGCCACGCGCTTGTCGAGCGCAGCGGTGCCCGCGCGCACCGTGTCGCCTTCCGCCACGATGGTGCCGAAACCGCGCGGCGACAAACGGATGACGACGCCTTCCACACCGCCATCGCGCACGATCAGATTCGAACCGACGCCGATGACATAAACGGGAATGTCCGCCGGCAGATGCGCGAGGAAATAAGCGAGATCGTCTTCATCAACGGGCGTGAACAGAACCTGCGCCGGACCGCCGACACGAAACCATGTCAGCGGGCCAAGCGGCTCGTTCGCAAGCACGCGGCCGCGCAACTCGGGCATCGCGGATTTCAAGTCGGCGCTGATGTCGGGAAAGCTCACCATGCCCCCTCTCCACCTCTCCCCCGCAAGCGGGGGAGAGAGCAAATCGCGCCTGTGGAACGCATCTCCCAACCAGCGTCGCTGCCGCAAGCAGCGATAAACTGCGCAGCTCTGTTTCCCCTCCCCCGTTTACGGGAGAGGGTCAGGGAGGGGGCCAGGCTAAGCAACGCCATCATTCCAGCGCCTTCAGTTCGCCCGGCAACGCGTAGGCCCATTGCGAAATGCTACCCGCGCCGAGGCAGACGACGAAATCGCCCGGCTGCGCGATGCGACGCACGATGGAGGCGAGCTGCGCCGCGCTCTCGAGCGCGATCACCTCGCGATGGCCGTGCGCGCGCAGGCCGAGCACGAAGGCATCGCGGTCGATGCCCGGGATCGGCGCCTCGCCGGCCGGATAGACGTCGGCGACGATCACCGTGTCGGCATCGTTGAAGCAGGTGCAGAATTCCTCGAACAACGTATGCAGCCGCGAGAAGCGATGCGGCTGCACCACCGCGATCACCCGGCCTGTCGCGGTGTCGCGCGCGGCTTTGAGCACCGCCGCGATCTCCACCGGATGATGGCCGTAATCGTCGATGACGGTGACGCCGTTCCATTCGCCGGTGCGGGTGAAGCGGCGCTTGACGCCACCGAAGCCCGCGAGCGCCTTGCGGATTGCTTCATCCGACATGCCGATCTCGTGCGCGACCGCGATCGCCGCCGTGGCGTTGAGCGCGTTGTGGCGACCCGGCATCGGCAGCACGAGGTCGGCAATGACATGCGCCGCGCCCGCCTTGCGATGGCGCACTTCCACCTTGAATTTCGAACCGCCGGGGAACGGCTGCAGATCGACGAGCCGCGCATCGGCCTGCGGGTTCTCGCCGTACGTGATGATGCGGCGATCCTCGATGCGGCCGACCAGCGCCTGCACCACGGCGTGATCGATGCACATCACCGCGAAGCCGTAGAACGGCACGCCCTCGACGAAATGCCGGAACGCATCCTGCACCGCCTCGAAGGTCTTGAAGTGATCGAGATGCTCCGGATCGACATTGGTGACGATCGCCACATCGACCGGCAGCTTCAGGAAGGTGCCGTCGCTCTCGTCGGCCTCGACCACCATCCACTCGCCCTCGCCGAGCCGCGCGTTGGTGCCGTAGGCATTGATGATGCCGCCATTGATGACGGTCGGATCGAGAGCACCGGCATCGAGCAGCGTCGCGACCATCGAGGTCGTGGTGGTCTTGCCGTGCGTGCCGGCAATCGCGATGCAGCTTTTCAGCCGCATCAGTTCGGCCAGCATTTCCGCGCGGCGCACTACCGGAATGCGCTGCGCGCGTGCCGCCATCAATTCCGGATTGTCGCGCTTGATCGCGGTGGAGACCACGAGCACATCCGCGCCGTTGACGTTCTCGGCCTTGTGGCCGACCATCACCTTGATGCCCTTGCCGCGCAGCCGCGCGACGTTGGCGTTCTCGGAAATATCGGAGCCCTGCACGGTGTAGCCGAGATTGCCGAGCACTTCGGCGATGCCGCTCATGCCGATGCCGCCGATGCCGACGAAATGAATGGGGCCGATCTCGCGCGGGAGTCTCATGGAAGATTCATCCTCGTCATGCCCGGCCTTGTGCCGGGCATCCACGACTTTCTTCAAACAGACGTGGATGCATAGCAACTCGGTATACCGAGTTGCGTGATATTTGAAAGATTCAAGTCGGAAAAATCCGACTTGAGGTGACAAGCCCTGCCATGACGAAAAACATCAAATTTCGTCGGTTCTGCAGCGTCAACCGATCTTCGCCACCTTCTCCACCAGATCGGCCAACCGGTCGGCGGCATCCAGCCGTCCGGCCGTGCGGGCGTTGGCGGCCATGTCGGTGAGGCGCTGCGGCTCGGCTGCCAGCGCCGAGATTTCGGACGCGAGCCGATGCGGCGAGAAATCGGATTGCGCGATGCGGATCGCACCACCGGCCTCCACCAGCACGCCCGCGTTGGCGAACTGATCCTGATCGATCGCGCCGGGCAGCGGCACCAAAATCGAAGGCCGGCCGATGGCGGCCAACTCCGCCACGGTGCCCGCGCCCGAACGCGACACCACGAGATGGCTCGCGGCAAGCCGTGCCGGCAGATCGGCGAAGAACGGCGCAAGTTCGGCCTCGATCTTCAGCCGCGTATAGATCGCACGCACGCGCGCCATGTCTTCCTCGCGCACCTGCTGCACCAGCGACAGCCGGCTCCACAACACCGGCTCGAGTTGCTCGATCGCGGGCGGCACGACGTCGGACATCACCCGCGCGCCCTGGCTGCCGCCGACAACGAGCAGCCGGAACGGCTCCGTCGTCTCCGGCGCACGATATGGCACGGCTGCGGCGGCGAGAATGTTCGCGCGCATCGGCGTGCCGGTCGTCGTCGTCTTGGAGGCGAGAGCCGGATCACGGTCGAGCACGCCCGGCAGCGAGGTCGCGATCGCATCGACGCGCGAGGACAACAGCCGATTGGCGCGGCCGAGCACCGCGTTGGAATCGTGAATGAGCGTCGGCACGCCGAGGAAGCGCGCCGCCATCAACGGCGGCAGCGTCGGGTAGCCGCCAAAGCCGATCACCGCCGCGGGCTTCAGCTTGCGAATGAGCAGCGCCGCCTTGGCCGCGCCCGCAGAGAGCAGTGCGGCGGTGCGCGCAAGCGACAGCGGATTGCGGCTGCGCACCGTCTCGCTCGGCACCACGTCGATCATGTCGCTGGTGAACAGCCCGCTATAGCGTACCGCGCGCGCATCGGTGATGAGGCGGACACGATAGCCGCGCTTCATCAGCGCAGCGCCCAGCGCCTCGGCGGGAAACAGGTGCCCGCCGGTTCCGCCCGCCGCCAGCACTACGAGAGGGGCTTCCGTCATCGCGCCCTTATAACACGCCGTGCGCTCACGCGTAGGCGCGCGAGGCGTTGGCCGCGCCGAACGCTTCCATCTCAACGCTCGGACGCTGCCGCGTCAGCGCCAGCAGCATGCCGACACCGTAGGCCAGCGAGACCATCGACGAGCCGCCATAGGAGATGAACGGCAGCGTCATGCCCTTGGCGGGCATCAAATGCAGGTTCACCGCCATGTTGATGCATGCCTGCGTGCCGAACATGATGGCGAGACCGGACGCGGCAAAGCGCGTGAACAGATCCTCGCTCGCATAGGCGCGCGACAATGCGCGCAGCACGATGAAAGCAAACAATGCGAGCAGCGACAGGCACAGCACAATGCCGAATTCCTCCGCGCCGACTGCAAACACGAAGTCGGTATGGCTGTCCGGCAAGAGCCGCTTCACGGTGCCCTCGCCCGGCCCCTGCCCGAGCCAGCCGCCCTGCATGAACGACTCGGCGGCGAGATCGACCTGGAAGGTGTCGCCGGAGGCCGGGTTCATGAAGCGCTGAATGCGCGCCGCGACATGCGGCACCGTGAGATACGCCGTGAACAGCCCGACCGCCGAGACGCCGGCGAGCCCGAGCACCCAGATCATCCGCATGCCGGCGATGAAGAACAGCGCACCCCACACGGTCAGCACCAGCATGGTCTGACCGAAGTCCGGCTCCAGCACCAGAAGCGTCACCAGCATCGCAAGCAGCACCAGCGCCATCGAGGTCGCGGGCATTTCCGGGCGGCGCGAGGATTCCGAGAACAGCCACGACACCACCACGACGAAAGCGGGCTTCGCCGCCTCCGAGGCCTGAATGTTGACGCCGAGAATGGTGATCCAACGCCGCGCGCCCTTCACCTCGGGGCCGAACATCAGCGTCGCGACGATCAATATCATACTGATGACAAGCACGACCAGCGCACTGCGCCGCACATGCTTCGGCGACAGGAAAGATGTCGCGATCATCACCACGATCGCAGGCACCAGAAACAGAACATGGCGGTTGAAGAAGTGAAACGGATCGAGACCGATGCGGGTCGCGACCGGCGGGCTTGCGGCCAGCGACAGGATCACGCCTGCGATGATCAGCGCGAGCATCGCCGCAAGCAGAAGCTTGTCGACGGTCCACCACCACTCGCTCAGCGGCGTGCGTTGTTCGCGTGACATCATGGCGGCAGTCCCCGGGCGGTTATCCGCCATTGGTCGCCGATCATGGTTTCGGGAGAGTTAACGAGACGTAAAAACTTTTACGGCTTCACCGGCGCGACGCCGCCGAGCGCCAGCACGAGCTTCCGGAAATAGTCGCCCCGCACCTCGAAGTTCGGAAACTGGTCGAACGAGGCACAGGCGGGCGACAGCAGCACCACGGCATGGCCACCGCTTGCGGCCGCATCGCGCGCGGCATGCGGCACCGCCTCATCCAGCGTACCGGAGATTTCCTGCGGCACGCCTTCGAGCGTCCTGGAAAACTCCTGCGCTGCTTCGCCGATCAGATAGGCCTTGCGAATACGTGGAAAGAACTCACGCAGGGATTCGATGCCGCCGGTCTTCGGCTTGCCGCCCGCGATCCAGTAAATATTAGTGAACGACGACAGCGCCCGCGCCGCAGCATCAGCGTTGGTGCCCTTGGAATCGTTGACGAACAGCACCTCGCCCTTCTGCCCCACCTGCTCCATGCGATGCGCGAGGCCGGGAAAGCTCGCAAGGCCCCGCTGCACCACGTCGAACGGCACACCGAGCGCGAGCGCGGCACTCGCCGCACACGCCGCGTTCTGCGCATTGTGACGGCCGCGCAGTGAACCGATGCCATTCAGATCGACGAGCTTGGCCGTGCCGCCCGCCGCGCCGCGTACGATCCGCTCGCCATCGAGAAACACGCCGTCATCCAGCGCACGCTGTACAGAGACACGCACGACATGCTTGCCGGTGTCTTCCGCCGCCCGCGCCGCCTTGGTGCTGAAATCGTCATCGACGCCGACGATCGCGGTGCCGCCGCGCGGCACGCCGACGACAAGGCGCTCCTTCACCTCGGCGTAATGCTCGATGCTGCCGTGGCGATCGATATGATCTTCGGTGACGTTGAGCAGGATGCCCACGCTCGGATCGAGCGAGGGCGTAAGGTCGATCTGATACGACGACATCTCGATCACATAGACGCGCTGCGGCGCGGGCGGCGCCAGCGACAGGATCGCGGTGCCGATGTTGCCGCCCATCTGCGCGTCGAAGCCTGCCTCGCGCATCAGATGCGCGGTGAGCGCCGTGGTGGTCGATTTGCCGTTGGTGCCGGTGATGGCGATGAACGGCGCACCCGGCGCATGAAGGCGGCGCTCGCGGCAGAACAGTTCGATATCGCCGATCACTTCGATGCCGGCTTTACGCGCCATCTCAACGGTCCAATGCGGCCTCGGATGCGTCAGCGGCACGCCGGGCGTCAGAATGAGCGCCGCGAAATTCTCCCACGACACGGTACGCAGATCGGCGGTGATGAAACCCTCCCGCGCGGCCTGCGCAAGGCGCTCGGCACTATCGTCACCGGCAACGACTTCCGCCCCGCCGGCTTTCAACGCGCGGCAGCTTGCAACGCCCGAACCGCCGAGGCCGAACACGGCCACCGTCTGACCGGCAAAGGAAGTGATGGGGATCATTGGTAAGCACCGTCATGGCCGGGCTTGTCCCGGCCATCCACGCCTTTCATAATTATCGTATGACGAATGGCGGTTATGTCTACATACTGACTAACCAACCCAACGGAGTTCTTTACGTTGGCGTCACAAATGATCTTGTGCGCAGAGTCTTCGAACATCGCTCCGGCTTTATCGATGGTTTCACAAAACGCCACAGATTGAAACGCCTCGTCTATTTTGAACAATTTGACGACATTCAAACCGCGATCCAGCGAGAGCACAATATCAAGCACTGGCCCCGCGCCTGGAAGATCCGCAAAATCATGGTCCACAACCCCGAATGGCATGATCTTTATGAGACGTTGATATAAAGACGTGGATGGCCGGGACAAGCCCGGCCATGACGGCTGACTATCTGAGCTTCAACGTCGACAAACCCGCGAGCGCCAGCATCACCGCGATGATCCAGAAGCGGATTACAATCTGCGGCTCGGTCCAGCCCTTCTGCTCGTAATGATGATGGATCGGCGCCATGCGGAAGATGCGCTTGCCGGTCAGCTTGAAGGACGCAACCTGCACGATCACCGACAGCGCCTCGAACACAAACAGCCCGCCGATCACCGCGAGCACGATCTCATGCTTCACCGCGACCGCGATGCTGCCGATCATGCCGCCCAGCGCCAGCGAGCCGGTGTCGCCCATGAAGATCGAGGCGGGAGGCGCGTTGAACCAGAGAAAGCCGAGGCCCGCGCCAAGCACCGCGCCGCACAGCACAGCGAGTTCGCCGGTGCCCGCGACGTAACGGATCTGCAGATATTCGGAGAACACCGCGTTGCCGACGAGATAGGCGATCATGCCGAAGCTCGCCGCCGCGATCATCACCGGCACGATGGCGAGGCCGTCGAGGCCGTCGGTCAGGTTCACCGCGTTGCCCGCACCGACGATGATGAAGGCGCCGAACACAAGATAGAACCAGCCGAGGTTGATGGCGAAATCCTTCGCGAACGGAATGCCGAGATGCATCACCGAGGAATCGCGCCCCGCCCAGATGATGACGAGGCAGGCGAACAGCGCGATCAGCCCTTCGACCGCAAGCCGCAGCCGCCCGGAGAAACCGGCATGGGTCTGCTTGGTAACTTTCAGGTAATCGTCATAGAAGCCGACGAAGCCGAAGCCGAGCGTCACCATCAGCACCACCCAGACATACGGGTTGTGCAGGTTCGCCCAGAGCAGCGTCGACACCACGAGGCCGGACAGGATCATGAGCCCGCCCATGGTCGGCGTGCCCTTCTTGGTCATGAGATGCGTCGGCGGTCCGTCAGCGCGGATCGGCTGGCCCTTGCCCTGCGCGAGACGGAGGTGATCGATGATCCAGGGCCCGAACAGAAACACGAACAGCGCGCCGGTCACCATCGCGCCGCCGGTGCGGAAGGTGATGTAGCGAAAGACGTTGATGCCCGGAATCGTGCCTGCGAGCTCGGTCAACCAATAAAACATGCAATCCGCCTATACCGTGAGATCGTCGGCATCCGCGCCGTTCGGAAAATTCTTCTCTAGCGCGGTCACGATCACTTTCATGCGCGAGCCGAGCGAGCCTTTCACCATGATCGCATCGCCCGCACGAACGCCCGCGACAAGCTGCGATTCGAG encodes:
- a CDS encoding D-alanine--D-alanine ligase; the protein is MTALQHVAVLMGGWSSEREVSLRSGAACAAALERKGYRVTRIDVQRDIATVLQNLKPDVALVMLHGKPGEDGTIQGVLETLGIPYSHSGVLSSSLAMRKDLAKTVMATAGVPVAEGLTLTRAEIAKAHVMAPPYVIKPVADGSSVGVFIVTEDQAHPPQELFRDDWPHGEELLVEKYIAGRELTCAVIKGEASDVIEIVPLLKFYDYEAKYSKGASKHVLPAPVLPFVYQEVRRLTLAAHGALGCRGVSRADFRYDDRIEGTGGLVCLEVNTQPGMTETSLVPELAGYAGVAFDELVQWMVEDASLDR
- a CDS encoding DUF4239 domain-containing protein, which gives rise to MIRAWLELSPFGIFLTLGALYFGIALLLRAMTFRPPCGRFMQSLNGIVAPFFNASAILFALLVGFLANDIGDRGRQANRAIQTEAGELRNVHTLSVAAVADMAAIREALKTYVGSVVTDEWPAMAEGHGSPRTSAAYDELLRKISDPSIARSSGNAVHAALLNAAVRAGNARTERLAIASDHTNDLKWIVVIVLGLITEISIALVHLERPRALTAALLVFATAAVVTLGLVALQEYPFFGAFRLSPGPLEALRALGGV
- the murB gene encoding UDP-N-acetylmuramate dehydrogenase, with the translated sequence MSFPDISADLKSAMPELRGRVLANEPLGPLTWFRVGGPAQVLFTPVDEDDLAYFLAHLPADIPVYVIGVGSNLIVRDGGVEGVVIRLSPRGFGTIVAEGDTVRAGTAALDKRVAEAAAAANIGGLEFYFGIPGSIGGALRMNAGANGGETKDVLVEARGVTRAGETVTFTNAEMGFVYRSHGVDPSIIFTSALYRGTLMEPEKIRARMNEVQQHRETAQPIREKTGGSTFKNPPGHSSWKLVDAAGMRGFRVGGAQVSEMHCNFLINTGDATAADIETLGETVRDRVKAHSGIELQWEIKRIGVAG
- the murC gene encoding UDP-N-acetylmuramate--L-alanine ligase gives rise to the protein MRLPREIGPIHFVGIGGIGMSGIAEVLGNLGYTVQGSDISENANVARLRGKGIKVMVGHKAENVNGADVLVVSTAIKRDNPELMAARAQRIPVVRRAEMLAELMRLKSCIAIAGTHGKTTTTSMVATLLDAGALDPTVINGGIINAYGTNARLGEGEWMVVEADESDGTFLKLPVDVAIVTNVDPEHLDHFKTFEAVQDAFRHFVEGVPFYGFAVMCIDHAVVQALVGRIEDRRIITYGENPQADARLVDLQPFPGGSKFKVEVRHRKAGAAHVIADLVLPMPGRHNALNATAAIAVAHEIGMSDEAIRKALAGFGGVKRRFTRTGEWNGVTVIDDYGHHPVEIAAVLKAARDTATGRVIAVVQPHRFSRLHTLFEEFCTCFNDADTVIVADVYPAGEAPIPGIDRDAFVLGLRAHGHREVIALESAAQLASIVRRIAQPGDFVVCLGAGSISQWAYALPGELKALE
- the murG gene encoding undecaprenyldiphospho-muramoylpentapeptide beta-N-acetylglucosaminyltransferase; amino-acid sequence: MTEAPLVVLAAGGTGGHLFPAEALGAALMKRGYRVRLITDARAVRYSGLFTSDMIDVVPSETVRSRNPLSLARTAALLSAGAAKAALLIRKLKPAAVIGFGGYPTLPPLMAARFLGVPTLIHDSNAVLGRANRLLSSRVDAIATSLPGVLDRDPALASKTTTTGTPMRANILAAAAVPYRAPETTEPFRLLVVGGSQGARVMSDVVPPAIEQLEPVLWSRLSLVQQVREEDMARVRAIYTRLKIEAELAPFFADLPARLAASHLVVSRSGAGTVAELAAIGRPSILVPLPGAIDQDQFANAGVLVEAGGAIRIAQSDFSPHRLASEISALAAEPQRLTDMAANARTAGRLDAADRLADLVEKVAKIG
- the ftsW gene encoding putative lipid II flippase FtsW produces the protein MMSREQRTPLSEWWWTVDKLLLAAMLALIIAGVILSLAASPPVATRIGLDPFHFFNRHVLFLVPAIVVMIATSFLSPKHVRRSALVVLVISMILIVATLMFGPEVKGARRWITILGVNIQASEAAKPAFVVVVSWLFSESSRRPEMPATSMALVLLAMLVTLLVLEPDFGQTMLVLTVWGALFFIAGMRMIWVLGLAGVSAVGLFTAYLTVPHVAARIQRFMNPASGDTFQVDLAAESFMQGGWLGQGPGEGTVKRLLPDSHTDFVFAVGAEEFGIVLCLSLLALFAFIVLRALSRAYASEDLFTRFAASGLAIMFGTQACINMAVNLHLMPAKGMTLPFISYGGSSMVSLAYGVGMLLALTRQRPSVEMEAFGAANASRAYA
- the murD gene encoding UDP-N-acetylmuramoyl-L-alanine--D-glutamate ligase, which codes for MIPITSFAGQTVAVFGLGGSGVASCRALKAGGAEVVAGDDSAERLAQAAREGFITADLRTVSWENFAALILTPGVPLTHPRPHWTVEMARKAGIEVIGDIELFCRERRLHAPGAPFIAITGTNGKSTTTALTAHLMREAGFDAQMGGNIGTAILSLAPPAPQRVYVIEMSSYQIDLTPSLDPSVGILLNVTEDHIDRHGSIEHYAEVKERLVVGVPRGGTAIVGVDDDFSTKAARAAEDTGKHVVRVSVQRALDDGVFLDGERIVRGAAGGTAKLVDLNGIGSLRGRHNAQNAACAASAALALGVPFDVVQRGLASFPGLAHRMEQVGQKGEVLFVNDSKGTNADAAARALSSFTNIYWIAGGKPKTGGIESLREFFPRIRKAYLIGEAAQEFSRTLEGVPQEISGTLDEAVPHAARDAAASGGHAVVLLSPACASFDQFPNFEVRGDYFRKLVLALGGVAPVKP
- a CDS encoding GIY-YIG nuclease family protein translates to MAGLVPAIHAFHNYRMTNGGYVYILTNQPNGVLYVGVTNDLVRRVFEHRSGFIDGFTKRHRLKRLVYFEQFDDIQTAIQREHNIKHWPRAWKIRKIMVHNPEWHDLYETLI
- the mraY gene encoding phospho-N-acetylmuramoyl-pentapeptide-transferase — encoded protein: MFYWLTELAGTIPGINVFRYITFRTGGAMVTGALFVFLFGPWIIDHLRLAQGKGQPIRADGPPTHLMTKKGTPTMGGLMILSGLVVSTLLWANLHNPYVWVVLMVTLGFGFVGFYDDYLKVTKQTHAGFSGRLRLAVEGLIALFACLVIIWAGRDSSVMHLGIPFAKDFAINLGWFYLVFGAFIIVGAGNAVNLTDGLDGLAIVPVMIAAASFGMIAYLVGNAVFSEYLQIRYVAGTGELAVLCGAVLGAGLGFLWFNAPPASIFMGDTGSLALGGMIGSIAVAVKHEIVLAVIGGLFVFEALSVIVQVASFKLTGKRIFRMAPIHHHYEQKGWTEPQIVIRFWIIAVMLALAGLSTLKLR